The following are encoded together in the Flavobacterium haoranii genome:
- a CDS encoding PhoH family protein — protein MNERIIELTDITPKDFWGAQDVHLEEIKKYYPKLKIVARGATLKAYGEEEILDEFETKFRRLMFHFSRYNSIDENVILRVLESDAQNATEHMHDRDKILVHGVGGKLIKAMTLNQQKLVDTVIKNDMVFAIGPAGTGKTYTGVAMAVKALKEKQVKRIILTRPAVEAGENLGFLPGDMKEKLDPYMQPLYDALRDMIPPEKLEDYILKGIIQIAPLAFMRGRTLDNAFVILDEAQNTTHSQMKMFLTRMGRNAKFMITGDPGQVDLPRRTISGLKEAILILKDVEGVGIIYLDDKDIVRHKLVKKIIDAYKSIENHD, from the coding sequence TTGAACGAGAGAATTATAGAATTAACAGACATTACTCCTAAAGATTTTTGGGGAGCCCAAGATGTTCATTTAGAAGAAATTAAAAAGTATTATCCAAAACTAAAAATAGTGGCTAGAGGAGCGACTTTAAAAGCTTATGGAGAAGAAGAAATTCTGGATGAATTTGAAACAAAATTCCGACGTTTAATGTTTCATTTTTCGAGATATAATAGTATCGATGAAAATGTAATTTTGAGAGTTCTTGAAAGCGATGCTCAAAATGCAACAGAACACATGCACGATAGAGATAAAATTTTAGTGCATGGTGTAGGAGGTAAACTTATTAAAGCAATGACGCTGAATCAACAAAAATTAGTTGATACAGTAATTAAAAACGACATGGTTTTTGCCATTGGTCCTGCAGGTACTGGTAAAACTTATACTGGTGTTGCAATGGCCGTAAAAGCTTTAAAGGAGAAACAAGTTAAAAGAATTATATTAACTAGGCCAGCAGTAGAGGCTGGTGAAAATTTAGGTTTTCTACCGGGTGATATGAAGGAAAAATTAGATCCTTATATGCAACCCTTATATGATGCACTTCGTGATATGATTCCTCCTGAAAAATTAGAAGATTATATTTTAAAAGGAATAATTCAAATTGCGCCATTAGCATTTATGAGAGGACGAACTCTAGATAATGCCTTTGTAATTCTAGATGAAGCGCAAAACACAACCCACAGTCAAATGAAAATGTTTTTGACGCGCATGGGTAGAAATGCAAAATTTATGATTACTGGTGACCCTGGACAGGTAGATTTGCCAAGAAGAACTATTTCAGGGCTAAAAGAAGCTATTTTAATATTAAAAGATGTTGAGGGTGTTGGTATAATTTACCTTGATGATAAAGATATTGTTCGTCATAAATTAGTTAAGAAAATTATTGATGCTTACAAGAGTATAGAAAATCACGATTAA
- a CDS encoding SAM hydrolase/SAM-dependent halogenase family protein gives MSIITLTTDFGHKDYFVGATKGKIISEFKEATIIDISHDIDKFNTTEASYCISAAYNSFPKGSIHIISVDSERVNNTQHIAMQWDDHYFICADNGILSSLLQKKIAQKIVAINIHDRLKGNATDMDVFVTVACHIARGGLLNVIGKEIDTIKFTQELTPQTISNTTIRGNIIYIDDFGNCVTNISKKMVEDMAKGRKPVVQFSNKTFDRIHRYYGDFISQDAEALKLNEGKGLVIFNENGLLEIAIYKSNSNTVGSATTLFGLKYRDVVSITFTE, from the coding sequence ATGTCAATAATTACCTTAACTACAGATTTTGGACACAAAGATTATTTTGTAGGCGCAACAAAAGGTAAAATTATTTCTGAATTTAAAGAGGCTACAATTATTGATATTTCCCACGATATTGATAAGTTTAATACTACAGAAGCTAGTTATTGTATTTCGGCTGCTTATAATAGTTTTCCAAAAGGAAGTATTCACATTATTTCAGTAGATAGCGAACGTGTTAATAACACGCAACATATTGCTATGCAATGGGATGATCATTATTTTATTTGTGCAGATAATGGCATTTTATCTTCCTTATTACAAAAGAAAATAGCCCAAAAAATTGTAGCTATAAATATTCATGATAGATTAAAGGGTAATGCAACCGATATGGATGTTTTTGTTACAGTTGCTTGTCATATTGCTAGAGGTGGATTACTAAATGTTATAGGAAAAGAAATTGACACGATTAAATTCACTCAAGAATTAACGCCGCAAACAATAAGTAATACAACTATAAGAGGAAATATTATTTACATTGATGATTTTGGAAACTGTGTAACCAATATTTCCAAAAAAATGGTAGAAGATATGGCAAAAGGAAGAAAACCTGTTGTTCAATTTTCTAATAAAACATTTGACCGAATTCATCGTTATTATGGTGATTTCATTTCGCAAGATGCAGAAGCATTAAAATTGAACGAAGGAAAAGGATTGGTAATTTTTAATGAAAACGGTCTTTTAGAAATTGCTATTTATAAAAGTAATAGCAATACAGTAGGTTCAGCCACAACGCTATTTGGGTTAAAATACAGAGATGTAGTAAGTATAACATTTACAGAATAA
- a CDS encoding putative quinol monooxygenase: protein MFIRIVKMRFQEDKIDAFLKNFNEVKEKIRGFEGNQHLELYQDKNDSRIFFTYSFWETEEHLEIYRKSELFGEVWTYTKTLFSDKPEAWSVDRLAIL from the coding sequence ATGTTTATAAGAATAGTAAAAATGCGTTTTCAAGAAGATAAAATTGACGCATTTCTTAAAAATTTTAATGAAGTAAAAGAAAAAATTAGAGGTTTTGAAGGTAATCAACACTTAGAATTATATCAAGACAAAAACGATTCGCGTATATTTTTTACTTACAGTTTCTGGGAAACAGAAGAACATTTAGAGATATATAGAAAATCTGAATTATTTGGTGAGGTTTGGACCTATACTAAAACGCTTTTTAGCGATAAACCAGAAGCTTGGAGTGTTGATAGACTA